A portion of the Lysinibacillus timonensis genome contains these proteins:
- a CDS encoding aminotransferase class I/II-fold pyridoxal phosphate-dependent enzyme, producing the protein MKKEKPLVEALQRFVEKEPQSLHVPGHKNGLLSTLPKEIKSALSYDLTELTGLDDFHNPEEAILKAEVLLAEAYQSDRSFFLVNGSTVGNIAMIYATCKRNDQIIVQRNAHKSIFHALELVGVNAIYLSPDWDDCTNTASVISFETLSEAIQIHKNVKAVVLTYPTYYGIANSNLKAQIELCHSHNIPVLVDEAHGAHFIASEYFPPSALQLGADIVVQSAHKTLPAMTMASFLHVKSDIVNVEKVNHYLRMLQSSSPSYLLLASLDDARHYVHNYLESDGVYLLSKRNLWLDALKSIQSLEVIEVDDPLKILLRVNGYTGFQLKEALESHDLHVELADVYQVLLILPLLKYGQAYPFAEMRIRIKEAVGNLKSNKKGLIKQGYKPSSFTTPIISPEYSLAQIEDLDKEWVPYMRAIGRVSASMIIPYPPGIPLLVPGEKITVSKLSQLEELLMAGASFQGEHHLDEKLIQVIK; encoded by the coding sequence TTGAAAAAGGAGAAACCTCTAGTAGAGGCCTTACAGAGGTTTGTTGAGAAGGAACCACAATCTTTGCATGTGCCAGGTCATAAAAATGGTCTACTCTCGACATTGCCAAAGGAGATAAAATCTGCACTTTCATATGATTTAACTGAATTAACAGGATTAGATGACTTTCACAATCCTGAAGAAGCGATATTAAAAGCAGAAGTGTTATTAGCAGAGGCCTATCAATCAGATCGTAGTTTCTTTCTAGTAAATGGCTCTACAGTTGGTAATATAGCGATGATTTATGCTACTTGTAAAAGAAATGATCAGATTATCGTTCAACGTAATGCACATAAATCTATTTTCCATGCTTTAGAGCTTGTTGGTGTAAATGCGATATATTTATCGCCGGATTGGGATGATTGTACAAATACTGCGTCAGTTATTTCATTTGAGACACTTAGTGAGGCGATTCAAATACATAAAAATGTAAAAGCCGTTGTTTTGACTTATCCTACATATTACGGAATTGCCAATAGCAATTTAAAAGCTCAAATTGAATTATGTCATTCACACAATATCCCTGTATTAGTAGATGAAGCTCATGGAGCACACTTTATTGCAAGTGAATATTTCCCTCCATCAGCATTACAACTAGGAGCAGACATTGTTGTTCAATCTGCTCATAAAACATTACCCGCAATGACAATGGCGTCTTTTTTGCATGTGAAATCAGATATTGTTAATGTTGAAAAGGTAAACCATTATTTGCGTATGTTGCAGTCAAGTAGCCCTTCTTACTTATTATTAGCCTCTTTAGATGATGCAAGGCACTATGTTCATAACTATTTAGAGAGCGATGGCGTCTATCTCTTAAGTAAAAGGAATCTATGGTTAGATGCATTAAAATCAATTCAATCTTTAGAAGTAATTGAAGTAGATGATCCTTTAAAAATCCTACTACGGGTAAATGGATATACAGGTTTTCAATTAAAGGAAGCATTAGAGTCACATGATTTGCATGTTGAGTTAGCAGATGTTTATCAAGTTTTATTAATATTACCTTTACTAAAGTATGGCCAAGCATATCCATTTGCTGAAATGCGAATCCGTATTAAGGAAGCAGTTGGTAACTTGAAAAGTAATAAAAAGGGGTTAATAAAACAAGGTTATAAACCATCATCTTTTACTACTCCAATAATCTCACCAGAGTATTCATTAGCTCAAATTGAAGATTTAGATAAAGAGTGGGTTCCATATATGCGAGCAATAGGACGTGTGTCTGCTAGTATGATCATACCATATCCACCTGGAATCCCTTTGTTGGTTCCAGGCGAAAAAATAACAGTTTCTAAGTTAAGTCAGCTAGAGGAGTTACTTATGGCTGGGGCATCATTTCAAGGTGAACATCACTTAGACGAAAAACTAATACAAGTCATAAAGTAA
- the tmk gene encoding dTMP kinase produces the protein MKRNLFITFEGPEGAGKTTVIKKIVERMELQKIDVLATREPGGIEIAEKIREVILNPAHTAMDERTEALLYAAARSQHFYEKVLPALSEGKLVLCDRFIDSSLAYQGYAREIGIEEVLAINEFAIGKRMPDVTVLFDIEPEVGLARIEAHSAREVNRLDVENLAFHKRVRAGYYEVMKRYPERIHKVNAEQELEQVTEEVWKIIEKVLNEKK, from the coding sequence ATGAAAAGAAATTTATTTATTACATTTGAGGGCCCAGAAGGAGCAGGAAAAACAACAGTAATAAAGAAAATAGTAGAGCGAATGGAACTTCAAAAAATAGATGTCCTTGCGACTAGAGAGCCAGGTGGAATTGAGATTGCAGAAAAAATACGGGAAGTAATTTTAAATCCGGCTCATACGGCTATGGATGAAAGGACAGAAGCATTATTATACGCGGCTGCTAGAAGTCAACATTTTTATGAAAAAGTACTTCCTGCGCTTAGTGAAGGAAAGTTAGTTTTATGTGATCGATTTATTGATTCATCCTTAGCATATCAAGGTTATGCTCGGGAGATAGGAATTGAGGAAGTACTTGCAATTAATGAATTTGCCATTGGAAAGAGAATGCCGGATGTTACAGTATTATTTGATATTGAACCAGAAGTTGGACTTGCTCGAATTGAAGCACACAGTGCAAGAGAGGTAAACAGACTAGATGTGGAGAATCTAGCGTTTCATAAGAGAGTTCGCGCTGGCTATTATGAAGTAATGAAACGCTATCCTGAGAGAATTCATAAAGTTAACGCTGAGCAGGAGCTTGAACAAGTCACTGAAGAAGTTTGGAAGATAATTGAAAAAGTACTAAATGAAAAGAAATGA
- a CDS encoding cyclic-di-AMP receptor, with protein MKLVVAVVQDQDSNRLANALTKNNFRATKLASTGGFLRSGNTTFLIGTEDSLVPQLLDIIRDNCRSREQLVSPVSPLGGNADSYIPYPVEVEVGGATVFVLPIEQYHHF; from the coding sequence ATGAAATTAGTTGTTGCTGTTGTACAGGATCAGGATAGTAATCGGTTGGCAAATGCTTTAACGAAGAACAATTTCCGTGCTACCAAATTAGCAAGTACAGGGGGTTTTCTCCGTTCAGGAAATACAACGTTTCTAATAGGAACAGAAGATTCATTAGTACCTCAGTTACTTGATATTATTCGTGATAATTGCCGTTCAAGAGAACAGCTTGTATCTCCCGTTTCACCATTAGGAGGGAATGCAGATTCTTATATACCGTACCCAGTTGAAGTTGAGGTAGGGGGAGCAACTGTTTTTGTTTTACCAATTGAACAGTATCATCACTTCTAA
- a CDS encoding YaaR family protein, which produces MKINQDLRVGLKPNHNDIKQSNQSGNRFGEMVVKQGSKMQQEQLTRLLGDISAVGDRVARSRNLRELARFKMLVKRFLQEAVEYGLEAKQSHTWNRFGEGRRLKIVETIDNRLVELAEALLDEEKETIDLLDKIGEIKGLLINLYM; this is translated from the coding sequence TTGAAAATTAATCAGGATTTACGAGTGGGATTAAAACCTAACCATAATGATATAAAACAATCAAATCAATCAGGTAACCGTTTTGGAGAAATGGTAGTTAAACAAGGTTCAAAAATGCAGCAAGAGCAATTGACTAGGCTTTTAGGTGATATATCCGCTGTGGGTGACCGAGTTGCAAGATCACGAAATTTAAGAGAACTAGCACGTTTTAAAATGCTCGTGAAACGCTTTTTACAAGAAGCAGTAGAATATGGCCTTGAAGCGAAACAATCACACACTTGGAATCGCTTTGGTGAAGGACGTCGTTTAAAGATTGTTGAGACGATTGATAATAGGCTAGTTGAATTAGCAGAAGCTCTTTTAGATGAAGAAAAAGAAACAATTGACTTGCTCGATAAAATTGGGGAAATTAAGGGTCTCTTGATTAATTTATATATGTAA
- the holB gene encoding DNA polymerase III subunit delta' has protein sequence MTVNVEELIKLQPVVMKQLQTIFEKKRTAHAYIFDGANGTGKKDVAIFFVKLLSCLNLSENVSCETCRNCKRINSGNYPNLIQIEPEGQFIKIDQIRELITEMTRTGFEEGPKFYIIHNADRLNNSSANTLLKFLEEPEGEVTAILLTDSYQSILPTIRSRCQHIKFSDVPRAILMKKLKDQGISLSMASTVSQVTNNLETAIFLAKDEQFAHVRKTVLKLVEAIRKNVHDALFIVYEDWLPSLKEKSDTELALDLLLFAYRDIVAVKADSKTSLVYPDMLSSFREIALHSTFEQLSNQMQAILMARQNLQRNMNRTLMMEQLMLNLQEGYTFV, from the coding sequence ATGACTGTGAATGTTGAGGAACTCATAAAATTACAACCTGTAGTAATGAAGCAACTTCAGACTATTTTTGAAAAAAAACGAACAGCTCATGCGTATATATTTGATGGAGCAAATGGCACAGGAAAGAAGGATGTTGCTATCTTTTTTGTAAAGCTATTATCATGTCTGAACTTGTCGGAAAATGTTTCATGTGAAACATGTAGAAATTGTAAACGTATTAATTCAGGTAATTATCCTAATCTAATTCAAATTGAACCAGAAGGACAATTTATAAAAATTGACCAAATACGTGAACTTATAACCGAAATGACGAGAACTGGATTCGAAGAAGGGCCGAAGTTCTATATTATTCATAATGCAGATCGCCTTAATAATTCGTCAGCTAATACATTGTTGAAATTTCTAGAGGAACCGGAGGGAGAAGTAACCGCTATTTTGTTAACGGATAGCTACCAATCTATTTTACCTACTATTCGCTCAAGATGTCAGCATATCAAGTTTTCAGATGTTCCACGGGCTATTTTAATGAAGAAATTAAAAGACCAAGGGATTTCTTTATCTATGGCTTCTACAGTTAGTCAAGTCACAAATAACTTAGAAACTGCAATTTTTTTAGCAAAAGACGAGCAGTTTGCACATGTTAGAAAAACAGTGTTAAAATTAGTTGAAGCAATCAGAAAAAATGTACATGATGCCTTATTTATTGTGTACGAGGATTGGCTTCCTTCATTAAAAGAAAAAAGCGATACTGAGCTTGCGCTAGATTTATTGCTTTTTGCATATAGAGATATTGTCGCTGTTAAAGCTGACTCTAAAACGTCACTTGTCTATCCAGATATGTTATCAAGTTTTAGAGAGATTGCACTGCATAGTACATTTGAACAACTCTCTAATCAAATGCAGGCTATATTGATGGCAAGACAAAATTTACAGCGAAATATGAATAGAACGCTGATGATGGAGCAGTTAATGCTGAATCTGCAGGAGGGATATACATTTGTATAA
- a CDS encoding stage 0 sporulation family protein: MYNVVGVRFKKAGKIYYFDPAMYLLEKGQHVIVETARGVEFGKVVVPMKQVGEKDVVLPLKQVLRPADERDKIQVEENYAESKRAFELANEKINEHKLDMKLVDVEYTFDRNKIIFYFTAEGRVDFRELVKDLASIFRTRIELRQIGVRDEAKLLGGIGPCGRMLCCSTFLGDFDPVSIKMAKDQNLSLNPTKISGICGRLMCCLKYENDDYESAKEGMPDIGDDTMTPDGIGKVVGINVLERILQVYLEEQERTAEYSLDEILECEKNLI, translated from the coding sequence TTGTATAATGTAGTAGGTGTCCGTTTTAAAAAGGCGGGTAAAATATATTACTTTGATCCTGCGATGTATCTACTAGAAAAGGGACAGCACGTGATAGTAGAAACAGCCCGCGGGGTTGAATTTGGGAAAGTTGTTGTTCCAATGAAGCAAGTAGGTGAGAAAGATGTCGTCTTACCTTTAAAACAGGTTTTACGCCCAGCAGATGAACGCGATAAAATCCAAGTAGAAGAAAATTATGCTGAATCAAAACGGGCTTTTGAATTAGCTAACGAAAAAATTAACGAACATAAGCTAGATATGAAGCTTGTAGATGTTGAATATACATTTGATCGAAATAAAATTATCTTTTATTTTACTGCTGAAGGGCGAGTAGATTTTCGTGAGTTAGTAAAGGATCTAGCTTCGATTTTCCGTACTCGTATTGAGCTTCGTCAAATTGGAGTTCGCGATGAAGCAAAACTACTTGGTGGTATTGGACCTTGTGGGCGAATGCTTTGTTGTTCAACATTTTTAGGTGATTTTGATCCTGTATCAATTAAAATGGCAAAGGATCAAAACTTATCATTAAATCCAACCAAAATCTCTGGAATTTGCGGTCGTTTAATGTGTTGTTTAAAATACGAAAACGACGATTATGAGAGTGCAAAAGAAGGTATGCCGGATATAGGTGATGATACAATGACACCAGATGGTATTGGAAAAGTTGTTGGTATCAACGTCCTTGAACGTATTCTTCAAGTATACTTAGAAGAGCAAGAAAGAACTGCGGAATATTCGTTAGACGAAATACTCGAATGTGAGAAAAACTTGATATAG
- the yabA gene encoding DNA replication initiation control protein YabA, translated as MKDRNFLDTVMEFEQQLESLQQQYNELKQFVAHMVEDHQTLQTENLHLRRRLEELLSQDSDDLEKDSNNKPARTLDIGEGYDNLARLYHEGFHVCHVHFGSLRKGEDCLFCLSFLNKQNS; from the coding sequence GTGAAGGATCGTAATTTCTTAGATACTGTTATGGAGTTCGAACAACAGCTCGAATCGCTACAGCAACAATACAATGAACTAAAACAATTTGTTGCACATATGGTGGAAGATCATCAAACACTTCAAACAGAAAACCTTCACCTACGTCGGCGTTTAGAAGAGCTATTATCTCAAGATAGTGATGATTTAGAGAAAGATAGCAATAATAAACCAGCTAGAACTTTAGATATTGGAGAAGGATATGATAATTTGGCACGTCTCTATCATGAAGGTTTCCATGTATGTCATGTCCATTTCGGAAGTTTAAGAAAAGGTGAAGATTGCTTGTTTTGTCTATCATTTTTAAATAAACAAAACAGTTAA
- a CDS encoding tRNA1(Val) (adenine(37)-N6)-methyltransferase, whose translation MDQWLKEDERLDYLLAEDLRIIQSPSVFSFSLDAVLLSRFVGVPYQKGQIVDLCSGNGVIPLFLSARTKADIIGVEIQERLYDMAIRSIKYNKLENQISMIHGDVKKIPSILGIEKYDTVTCNPPYFTTNELSDKNTSEHYAIARHEIHLTLYEAIEASSRLLKQGGKAAFVHRPGRFIDIVTAMRENRLEPKRIRLVYPKVGKEANILLIEAIKDGKPDLKILPPLYVYDHQNQYTQEVSEILYGDKG comes from the coding sequence ATGGACCAGTGGTTAAAAGAGGATGAACGACTCGATTACTTATTAGCTGAGGACTTAAGGATCATACAAAGCCCTTCAGTGTTTTCTTTTTCGTTAGATGCTGTTCTTTTGTCCAGATTTGTAGGCGTACCTTATCAAAAAGGTCAAATTGTTGATCTTTGCTCAGGCAATGGTGTGATTCCCCTATTTTTGAGTGCTAGAACAAAAGCTGATATTATCGGTGTGGAAATTCAAGAGCGTTTATATGATATGGCTATTCGAAGTATAAAATATAATAAGTTAGAAAACCAAATTTCTATGATTCATGGTGATGTGAAAAAAATACCCTCCATCCTAGGGATCGAAAAATATGATACTGTAACTTGTAATCCGCCCTATTTCACAACTAATGAATTAAGTGATAAAAATACTAGTGAACATTATGCTATCGCACGTCATGAGATTCATTTAACACTGTATGAAGCTATTGAGGCAAGTAGCAGACTATTAAAACAAGGTGGTAAAGCTGCATTTGTTCACCGTCCAGGACGTTTTATCGATATCGTTACAGCAATGAGAGAAAATCGCCTAGAGCCAAAGCGGATTCGCTTAGTTTACCCTAAGGTAGGGAAGGAAGCGAACATTTTACTAATAGAAGCAATAAAAGACGGTAAACCAGATTTAAAAATATTACCACCTTTATACGTCTATGATCATCAAAATCAGTATACACAAGAAGTGAGTGAGATATTATATGGAGACAAAGGCTAG
- a CDS encoding GIY-YIG nuclease family protein — METKASHYFYVLECADDSLYAGYTNNLEKRIAAHNTGKGAKYTKPRIPVKCVHYEIFETKQEAMRAEYAFKQLDRRTKLSYIGGRK, encoded by the coding sequence ATGGAGACAAAGGCTAGTCATTACTTCTATGTACTTGAATGCGCGGATGATTCTTTATATGCAGGTTATACAAACAACCTAGAAAAAAGAATTGCAGCGCATAATACGGGAAAAGGAGCTAAGTATACTAAACCACGTATTCCAGTAAAATGTGTTCATTATGAAATATTTGAGACAAAACAAGAGGCAATGAGAGCAGAATACGCCTTTAAACAATTAGATCGACGTACAAAACTAAGCTATATTGGAGGGCGAAAATGA